The Helicobacter fennelliae nucleotide sequence ATGAGAATCGTAGAAGATGAATCAATGCTAAAAAATCTTTATCTCGCCGCAGAATCTGAGGCATTGAGCGCATTTGGCGATGGCACAATTTATATGGAAAAATTCATCAACAAACCAAAACACATCGAAGTTCAGATTCTAGCTGACAAGCATGGAAATGTTTTGCATATCGGTGAGCGCGATTGCTCTGCACAGCGCAGACAGCAAAAGCTCATCGAGGAGACGCCAGCAGTTGTTTTGAGCCAAGAAGTTAGAAAAAAGCTATTAGACACAGCCATAAAAGCTGCGAAGCACATAGGATATGTGGGTGCAGGGACATTTGAATTTTTGCTAGATTCTAATAATAAAGATTTTTACTTTTTGGAGATGAATACTCGCCTGCAAGTTGAGCATACCGTAAGCGAAATGGTGAGCGGGCTAGACTTGGTAGAATGGATGATCCGCATAGCTGAGGGAGAGGAATTGCCAAAGCAAGAAGAGATTACATTCAAAGGGCATAGCATTGAGTGCAGAATCACAGCTGAAGATCCGATAAAGTTTTATCCAAGCGTTGGGAAAATCACACAATGGATAGTTCCAGGTGGCGCAAATGTGAGGCTTGATAGCCATGTGTATGCGGGCTATAATGTTCCTATGTTTTATGATTCTATGATTGGAAAGTTGATTGTTTGGGGTGAGAATCGACAAAGAGCTATCGCAAAAATGAAGCGTGCGTTGAGAGAATTTAAAGTAGAAGGGATTAAAACAACCATTCCATTTCATCTCAAAATGATGGATAATGTGGATTTTTTGCATTCCAAAATCCACACCAAATACCTCGAGCAAAATATGGAATAACATTTGCTCGATTTTACTTGATTGTAGAATCTAACTTATCAAAGGCATTGGCGGAGGTTATATGAAAATTTCAAATATAGAATCTAGAGATTCTAGTGCCAAAAACGCACTTCAAGCCAAAACACAAAACTCCACAACGTCCGCAAAAACATCGCCACAGATAAAAACATCTCAAAAAGAAATCTCCAAAGTAGAATCTCTATCAAAAAAAAATGACACATTTGAACCGCTAGCAATTTCTGTAAAAAACGCAAATTTGACTATCGGCTCTCTTGATGTGATGATTGATACAATCAAAACATTGCAAATCCAAAATAAAGATTTTTCAAAGCTTGCTACAAAGTTTCAAAAAGTAGCCACTCAAGATAAAGCCCAGCATATCATCAAGCAAGCAGATGTGATTAAAGGCGAGATGAAGCAGACTTTTGATTCTGCGATGTTTGAGAATGAAAATGTATTTAGCAAAAATTATGAATCCTTAATCCCAGAATCAAAACTCAATACCAATAAAATTACGTCACCCAAAACGCTTGATGTCAAACAAATCGAGAATCTCAAACAATATGCAAATGACTTAGATACGCAAAAAAAGTATGCCAAAGAAGCAAAAAAGATATTGCAGCATAAAGTCGAGGAGACTTTAGCCAAAACAACGCAAAGCACGGATTCTTCGTTTGAAAAAGTCGATCTATCAAAGCTTAATACGCAAGAATTCAAAGCTGCTCAATCCGGAAGGGGCATTACTCTTGATAGGGTGATGAGTTTATTGCATTAATGGATATTATTCCTTACAGCTCACAATGCATTGATAATGACGATATACAAAGTGTGCTTAAAGCGTTGCAATCGCCACTCCTTACGCAAGGAAACATAAATGAGTGTTTTGAAGAAGAGCTTGCTCGTTTTTTGAATGTCAAATATGTGCTGACTTTTAATTCCGCTACTTCCGCGCTTTATGCAGCATATAAGTCTTGCTTCAAGCCAAAGGATAAAATCATCACAACGCCAATTAGCTTTGTAGCGACAGCAAATATGCTACTTGAGTGTGGGTGTGAGCCATTTTTTGTTGATGTTTTGTATGATGGCAATATCAATCCCAAAAAAATAGAAAATGCGATTTGTGTGAATTGTCCTGATGTAGCTGGCATTGTGAGTGTGGATTTTGGGGGTAATAGTGTCGCGATAGATTCTATCCAAAAAATTGCCTCAAAGCACAATCTGAAATTTATCTCTGATAGCTCGCATGCTTTTGGTGGTAGTGTCAATGGCATAAAAATCGGTAGCTTTGCTGATGTGAGTATTTTTAGCTTTCATGCCATTAAGCCAATCACCACAGCAGAAGGAGGGGCATTAGCGACAAATGATGAAGAGATCTATACGCATGCCAAACTCATTCGTTCGCATGGGCTGATAAAAAAGTCATTATGGGATAGCGAAGTCAAAGAGAGTGGGTTTAATTTTCGAATGAATGAAATACAAGCAGCACTTGGGCTTTCTCAGCTCCAAAAAATCGATACTTTTTTATCAAAAAGAGAAGAGATAGCAAGCTATTATGATACATTTTTTGATAAAAATCCTTATTTTGTTACTTTGCACTCTCAAAAGCCTGCCTCGCATTTTTCTACAAATCATCTCTATCCTATTCTTATAGATAAACATTTGTATTGCCAAAAACAAGATATTTTTCAAGCATTGCTTGATTGTCATTTGGGCGTGCAGGTGCATTATAAGCCAATCTGCGAATACGAGCTGTATAAGCACTACAACAATGATGGCATATATAATGCCAAAGATTTTTACGCAGCTGAAATCTCAATTCCTTGTCATCAAGCTATGACAAAAGAGCAGGTTGTGTATTGTGCAGAATCTATTTTGAGGGTTTTTGAAAAATTTGACTTACGTTATTGCTGATTTGTCGTTCAATCAATGCTTATAATGCTTATGAATGCTTAAGCTTAAAGGCTATAATGCTTGCTAGGCAGATAAAAACACCAACAATATAGCCAATAACCCTAAAAAGATCGCTATTGATAAGTATGATGATACCAAGTGCCAAAATCGTGTAAGATAGGATTCTGTATAGTCCAAATGATAATTGCACACCTAGAGCAAATTTGTGGGATTTTTTGGCTTCTTGATAGTGCAGAAGCTCATCTTTAGTGTGTGATTCTTGCTTGTATTTGAGGTTGTTTTTGAGCGCGATATATGAAGCTATGATAACCAAAAAAGTCGAAAAATACGCCACTTCAAAATTTAGCACATCAAACAAGCCTAATACATACCACAAAATGCAAGCAACAAGTATATTAAATGCGCCCAATACAATAAAACATTTATAGCAATTTTTCATCATTATTCCTTATCATTCCTTGTTTTGCTTTAATGTAAATTTTTAAAAAGAAATTGTAGAATTATTGCAAAAAAGGGGAAAGATTATGTTTAAAAAAGCTATTTGTGGCTTGTTTTTTGTGGGGTTGTTGTATGCGACAGATTCTAATATCGTTGAGATTATGCAAGATCTTCAATACGATTCAAATATGATTGATAATGGCTTTGCGTCAAATAAGTTTGATTTGGTCAAAAAAGGTATCCAAAAGCACAAAAATGACTTCGATCAATTCAGGAAATTTAATATTAATATTTTTCTCACTCAGCAAAAGCTAAATTACGCGCCTATCGTGGATTCGTTTATAAGCAATATCGTTGAGCAAAGAATTTTGCTTGAAGAATTTTTGGCAAAAGATGACAAAATCCGCGCTTTTGAAGCGTATCAGCAAATGAGGCTTAATTGTATGAAATGTCATAGTTTGATTCGTGGTTGGTGATTGGGTATTGGTGGAGTCGTGGGGAATTGAACCCCAGTCCAAAATCTATCTCTACATATAAGAATCTACATGCTTTGTAAGGATTTTAGATTCTTGCTTGATATAAATCCTCAAACTTTCAAACAAAAAGCCATGGATCTTTCTTTGGATATTTGGCGCAATCCAAAGGCAGCTAAGAAAATGACGATTTTGCAATCTATTAGCATCAATTTGCAAAATCGGCTCCTAAAAGCGAATTAAACTCACGCTACTTTTGCGTAAGCTGGAGCGTAATTTGTATTGTTTGCGTTTATTTTTTTGGTAGTTTAACGGCGTGCCAGCCGACATGCACTTATACGAAATAAATCCTGTCGAAGCCAAATCGACCCCAAAGGCTGTGATTCTAACAAACAGAATCTAATAGAAAACTTAAACATAAATTGATTACAGAATCTAAATGTAGATTTTAGTTTGAGTTCCAACTATTATTGACAAAATATCCTGTCATTATTTAAGCGCAAGCGAAGAATCCAGTAAATCGAGAATCTAACCCAGAATCTAACTCAGAATCCACCTCGTCATTACTTAAGCGACAGCCAAAAGCAAATCGTCATTCTGACCCTGAGTCAAACCCACTCCGTCATTCTGAGGCTTTGCAAAAGCCGAAGAATCCAGTAAAAATCTAATACAAAATCTAAAATAGATTCTAGTTTGGATTTGGATTCTTCGTTCGTTTCACTCACTCAAGTAATGACGACAAAAACAACATAGATTCTACTAGAATTTATGCAAACACAAGCAAGCATTAAGAAATTCTAGACTTTTTTAATTTTTAGATTTTAGAATTTATGCAAACACAAAAAGAGCGTAAAAGAGATTTTAAGATGAGTTTGCAAGAGCTTGATAGATTGTGCGGTTTTGAGCAAGGAGATAAGGCTAGTCGCCTATCGACGAAGCGAAAAACAAACTCGCAGCTCAAATCGCTTAAAAGCTAGGATTTAGATCCTATGGAAATATGTAAATTAGAATCTAGATTCTATGCAAAAATATTAGGATCTAAATCCTAAAACTTTTTCTTTTTTGCATCATCTAAGATAGCCTTAGCAATCAATGAGACTTCATTGCTAATCTCTGCGCTAGTATTAGCAATAGTTACATTATTTTGTGTAACAGATTCTAGATTTGAAATGGCTTCATTGATTTGGGTAATACCTGCTGTTTGTTCTTTGATAGATTCTGCCATATCATTGATTGATTGCACAAGTAGATTTGTATTTGCCTCTATTTCTCCTAGACTTTTTCCTGTGCGCTCTGCTAGCTTTCTGACTTCATCAGCAACAACTGCAAATCCTCTTCCATGCTCTCCTGCTCTTGCTGCTTCAATCGCAGCATTAAGTGCTAAGAGATTTGTTTGATCAGCTATATCTCGTATGATACCAATGACATTGCGTATATCTTCTGTTTGTTGGATTACTTCATTAGTCCTGCCTGAGACATTTTGCATAGAAGAAGTGATCTCTTCTACTGCTGTGGCTGTTTGCTCTAATGAGCTTGCTTGAGAGTGAGAGGATTGGGTAAGATTATTGACTGCTTCTTCAAGTTTATTGCTTTGGGTATTGAGTGTATTTGCAAAGTCAGATGAAGCAGAGAGCATTTTTCGTATTTCTTCACCTAAAGTATTTGTAATCACTTCTACTCTTCCTTGTGCATTTTTAACTTGCGTTGAAAAATCAAGTTTTGCAAATGAATCAAATACACGATTAAGCTCTGGTAAATCATTTCCAATAGCACTT carries:
- a CDS encoding acetyl-CoA carboxylase biotin carboxylase subunit — protein: MKKQVTQTKINRILIANRGEIALRAIRTIQEMGKQAIAIYSSADKDTHYLDVADAKVCIGGAKSSESYLNIPAIMSAATLFDADAVFPGYGFLSENQHFVEICDHHGIEFIGPNSNVMVVMSDKSKAKDMMKSAGVPVIMGSDGALKNYKEAEEVAKQIGYPIILKAAAGGGGRGMRIVEDESMLKNLYLAAESEALSAFGDGTIYMEKFINKPKHIEVQILADKHGNVLHIGERDCSAQRRQQKLIEETPAVVLSQEVRKKLLDTAIKAAKHIGYVGAGTFEFLLDSNNKDFYFLEMNTRLQVEHTVSEMVSGLDLVEWMIRIAEGEELPKQEEITFKGHSIECRITAEDPIKFYPSVGKITQWIVPGGANVRLDSHVYAGYNVPMFYDSMIGKLIVWGENRQRAIAKMKRALREFKVEGIKTTIPFHLKMMDNVDFLHSKIHTKYLEQNME
- the pseC gene encoding UDP-4-amino-4,6-dideoxy-N-acetyl-beta-L-altrosamine transaminase; the protein is MDIIPYSSQCIDNDDIQSVLKALQSPLLTQGNINECFEEELARFLNVKYVLTFNSATSALYAAYKSCFKPKDKIITTPISFVATANMLLECGCEPFFVDVLYDGNINPKKIENAICVNCPDVAGIVSVDFGGNSVAIDSIQKIASKHNLKFISDSSHAFGGSVNGIKIGSFADVSIFSFHAIKPITTAEGGALATNDEEIYTHAKLIRSHGLIKKSLWDSEVKESGFNFRMNEIQAALGLSQLQKIDTFLSKREEIASYYDTFFDKNPYFVTLHSQKPASHFSTNHLYPILIDKHLYCQKQDIFQALLDCHLGVQVHYKPICEYELYKHYNNDGIYNAKDFYAAEISIPCHQAMTKEQVVYCAESILRVFEKFDLRYC